In Mangrovivirga cuniculi, the following proteins share a genomic window:
- the trmD gene encoding tRNA (guanosine(37)-N1)-methyltransferase TrmD yields MRIDIITCVPELLSGPFDHSILKRAKDKGLAEVVVHNLRDYATTKYKAVDDYAYGGGAGMVMMIEPIARCIDKLKSERDYDEVIYMTPDGKNFNQKEANKLSLKKNLIILCGHYKGVDQRVRDLFITKEISIGDFVLSGGELAAAVVADAVIRLIPGVLNDETSALSDSFQDDLLAPPVYTRPADYNGHKVPDILLSGHQAKIEEWRSEQAIKRTKERRPGLFKE; encoded by the coding sequence ATGCGAATTGACATCATCACATGTGTTCCTGAATTGCTCTCTGGCCCTTTTGATCATTCTATACTAAAGCGTGCTAAAGATAAAGGGCTTGCGGAAGTAGTGGTGCATAACCTGAGGGATTATGCAACTACTAAATACAAGGCTGTAGATGACTATGCCTATGGTGGAGGTGCTGGAATGGTGATGATGATTGAACCAATTGCCAGGTGTATAGATAAGCTGAAAAGTGAAAGAGATTATGATGAAGTAATTTATATGACCCCAGATGGCAAAAACTTTAATCAAAAAGAAGCAAATAAGCTTTCGCTAAAAAAGAATCTTATTATATTATGTGGACATTATAAAGGAGTCGATCAGCGGGTCAGAGATCTTTTTATCACAAAAGAAATTAGCATTGGCGATTTTGTTTTATCTGGTGGGGAACTTGCAGCGGCTGTGGTGGCTGATGCTGTGATCAGGTTGATCCCCGGTGTTCTCAATGATGAAACTTCTGCTTTGAGCGACTCTTTCCAGGATGACCTGTTGGCGCCACCGGTTTATACAAGGCCCGCAGATTATAATGGTCATAAAGTCCCTGATATTTTACTTTCTGGTCACCAGGCAAAAATTGAAGAATGGAGATCTGAACAGGCAATAAAAAGAACGAAGGAAAGACGGCCAGGCTTGTTTAAAGAATGA